One Pyrus communis chromosome 13, drPyrComm1.1, whole genome shotgun sequence genomic window carries:
- the LOC137711972 gene encoding L-Ala-D/L-amino acid epimerase-like: MGSVGFSLHSPFSSLLLCFAPHSARNPRKPKPFSKFTPKMALATPTTFGFSSLLETFTLNVQRAENRPLNVPLTAPFTIATSRLERVENVAVRVELSNGCVGWGETPILPFVTAEDQHTAMVKAKEACEFLLRSPAMTLGSVLGEIGGILPGHEFASVRAGVEMALIDAVSMSIGVPLWRLFGGASNTITTDITIPIVSAAEAATLASKYREEGFKTLKLKVGKNLNSDIEVLQAIRVVHPDCYFILDANEGYNSNEAIQVLDKLHEVGVSPLLFEQPVHRDDWKGLGNVYRVAKDKYGVSVAADESCRSLADVKKIVEENIADVINIKLAKVGVLRALEIIELARAAGLNLMIGGMVETRLAMGFAGHLAAGMGCFKFVDLDTPLLLSEDPVLEGYEVSGAVYKFRNARGHGGFLHWDNIA, translated from the exons ATGGGCTCAGTTGGGTTTTCTCTCCACTCACCGTTCAGCTCTCTGCTCCTCTGCTTTGCTCCTCATTCCGCTCGAAACCCCAGAAAACCAAAACCCTTTTCAAAATTCACCCCAAAAATGGCTCTGGCCACCCCTACCACTTTTGGGTTCAGCAGTCTGCTCGAGACGTTCACGTTGAACGTGCAGAGAGCAGAGAATCGGCCGCTGAACGTGCCGCTAACTGCGCCGTTCACGATTGCGACTTCGCGGCTGGAGAGGGTGGAGAATGTGGCCGTCCGGGTTGAGTTGAGTAACGGGTGCGTGGGCTGGGGTGAAACTCCGATTTTGCCCTTTGTGACTGCAGAGGATCAGCATACTGCCATGGTTAAGGCTAAGGAAGCTTGCGAGTTCTTGCTTCGAAGTCCGGCGATGACGTTGGGTTCGGTTTTGGGGGAGATTGGTGGAATTCTTCCTGGACATGAGTTTGCTTCT GTTAGGGCAGGAGTTGAGATGGCGTTAATTGATGCAGTTTCAATGAGTATCGGTGTCCCTTTGTGGAGACTGTTTGGTGGAGCTTCAAACACCATAACTACTGATATAACA ATTCCGATTGTTTCTGCAGCAGAAGCTGCTACATTGGCTTCAAAGTACCGTGAAGAAGGATTTAAAACTTTAAAGCTTAAGGTGGGAAAGAATTTGAATTCAGACATAGAAGTCCTTCAAGCTATACGTGTTGTTCACCCCGATTGCTATTTTATCTTGGATGCTAACGAAGGATATAACTCCAACGAAGCTATCCAAGTTCTTGATAAATTACATG AGGTGGGAGTGAGTCCTCTTCTCTTCGAACAACCGGTCCATAGAGATGATTGGAAAGGCCTCGGAAATGTTTACCGCGTTGCGAAAGACAAATATGGAGTATCAGTTGCAGCTGATGAGAGCTGTCGAAGTTTAGCTGATGTTAAGAAAATAGTGGAAGAAAATATTGCCGATGTAATTAACATTAAACTTGCTAAAGTTGGGGTTCTTCGAGCCCTTGAAATCATCGAGTTAGCAAGGGCAGCGGGATTGAATTTGATGATTGGTGGTATGGTTGAGACTAGACTGGCCATGGGTTTTGCTGGCCATCTTGCTGCTGGCATGGGGTGCTTTAA GTTTGTTGACCTAGACACGCCCTTGCTGCTATCAGAAGATCCGGTTCTGGAGGGTTACGAAG TTTCGGGTGCGGTTTATAAGTTCAGAAATGCTAGAGGCCATGGTGGATTTCTGCACTGGGACAATATTGCTTG A